A region from the Metopolophium dirhodum isolate CAU chromosome 9, ASM1992520v1, whole genome shotgun sequence genome encodes:
- the LOC132952674 gene encoding putative sodium-dependent multivitamin transporter isoform X2, with amino-acid sequence MAFGIVDYIVFGIMLAMSASIGIYYRFTGGKQKTTQEYMLGNKNQGIVPVAFSLMASFMSAITLFGVSAENYYHGTQFVAINISYVLGTPIIAYIFLPVFFKLGNLSVYEYLEKRFGRWTRTVTSIAFSVQMILYMGIVLYAPSLAFGAITGLSITSSITLVGLVCIFYSTIGGIKAVIITDVFQSLLMFASIFAVIGVAMYETGGISKIWKIADKYGRIEFNNFNIDPTERHSWFSLVIGGMFTYVSLYAINQTQVQRYLTMKDYNTAVKSLWCSLPLLSLLSISTSFSGLAIFSKYYDCDPIKSKRISRGDQLMPLYVSDTMGSIPGLTGLFVAGIFSAALSSVSPVLNSLAAVTMEDYLKPFMKQDISDKKRVFYLKLLVLVYGAICLLLAFLSQYLGSILQTSLVIFGVIGGPVLAVFTLGILLPHVNQKGSLTGLVIGLVFSFSIGFGRPAAKNLPTNINACPTVLNQTIQQSLLLHNESSNDNYFYLHRISYMYCIVLGFMVTFLVALVVSSMFKGEHCDNPDLFTPFVAKRLRKNGLLLKKKFVEMDIRSPDELNQILS; translated from the exons ATGGCGTTCGGTATAGTTGATTATATTGTGTTTGGAATAATGTTGGCAATGTCTGCTTCAATAGGCATTTACTACAGATTTACTGGTGGTAAACAGAAAACCAcacag GAATACATGCTGGGTAACAAAAACCAAGGTATTGTACCAGTTGCATTTTCATTGATGGCCAGTTTTATGTCTGCTATAACATTATTTGGTGTGAGTGCAGAAAACTATTATCATGGTACACAGTTTGTTGCCATTAATATATCTTATGTCTTGGGAACTCCAATaattgcatatatatttttacctgtATTCTTCAAACTTGGAAATTTATCGGTTTATGAA taCTTAGAAAAAAGATTTGGTCGTTGGACAAGGACCGTTACATCTATAGCATTTAGCGTGCAAATGATACTTTATATGGGAATAGTTTTATATGCACCATCATTGGCTTTTGGAGCCATAACTGGATTATCAATAACCTCTTCTATTACACTAGTGGGTTTAGTATGCATATTCTATTCGACAATTGGAGGAATTAAAGCAGTCATTATTACAGACGTATTtcaa tcattacttaTGTTTGCTTCAATATTTGCTGTAATTGGAGTTGCCATGTATGAAACTGGTGGAATATCAAAAATTTGGAAGATTGCTGATAAATATGGACGAATTGAATTTAATaa ttttaatatagatCCTACAGAAAGACATAGTTGGTTTAGTCTGGTGATTGGTGGTATGTTTACCTATGTTTCATTGTATGCAATTAATCAAACACAAGTACAAAGGTATTTAACCATGAAAGACTACAATACAGCTGTGAAATCTTTATGGTGTAGCTTACCCCTCTTGTCATTGCTATCAATTTCAACAAGTTTTTCTGGGTTGGCAATATTTTCAAAGTACTATGACTGTGATCCAATCaa gtCAAAGCGTATATCACGCGGTGATCAACTGATGCCTTTGTATGTATCGGATACTATGGGATCAATTCCAGGATTAACTGGATTATTTGTTGCTGGTATATTTTCAGCTGCATTAAGTTCTGTTTCACCGGTGCTTAACTCTTTAGCTGCAGTTACAATGGAAGATTATCTtaag cctTTTATGAAACAAGATATTTCTGATAAAAAACgagtattttatttgaaattattagtcCTTGTCTATGGTGCAATTTGTTTGCTATTAGCTTTTTTGAGTCAATATTTGGGCTCAATACTACAAACTTCATTGGTCATATTTGGAGTGATTGGTGGACCAGTATTAGCAGTATTTACACTGGGAATATTATTACCTCATGTtaatcaaaaa ggtTCATTGACTGGCCTTGTGATTGGTTtggtattttcattttcaattggATTTGGTAGACCTGCAGCCAAAAATTTGCCCACAAACATAAATGCATGCCCTACAGTGCTAAATCAAACCATCCAACAATCTCTGTTGTTACATAATga gtcatcaaatgataattatttttatttgcatcgCATTAGTTACATGTATTGTATAGTTCTTGGATTTATGGTAACATTCTTAGTTGCACTTGTGGTTAGTTCAATGTTCAAAGGAGAACATTGTGATAATCCAGATTTGTTTACACCATTTGTTGCTAAACGGTTAAGGAAGAAtggattattgttaaaaaaaaaatttgtcgaAATG GATATAAGAAGTCCAGATgagttaaatcaaatattaagttaa
- the LOC132952674 gene encoding putative sodium-dependent multivitamin transporter isoform X1: protein MTLCRQDVVVPICYDCIITVTAMAFGIVDYIVFGIMLAMSASIGIYYRFTGGKQKTTQEYMLGNKNQGIVPVAFSLMASFMSAITLFGVSAENYYHGTQFVAINISYVLGTPIIAYIFLPVFFKLGNLSVYEYLEKRFGRWTRTVTSIAFSVQMILYMGIVLYAPSLAFGAITGLSITSSITLVGLVCIFYSTIGGIKAVIITDVFQSLLMFASIFAVIGVAMYETGGISKIWKIADKYGRIEFNNFNIDPTERHSWFSLVIGGMFTYVSLYAINQTQVQRYLTMKDYNTAVKSLWCSLPLLSLLSISTSFSGLAIFSKYYDCDPIKSKRISRGDQLMPLYVSDTMGSIPGLTGLFVAGIFSAALSSVSPVLNSLAAVTMEDYLKPFMKQDISDKKRVFYLKLLVLVYGAICLLLAFLSQYLGSILQTSLVIFGVIGGPVLAVFTLGILLPHVNQKGSLTGLVIGLVFSFSIGFGRPAAKNLPTNINACPTVLNQTIQQSLLLHNESSNDNYFYLHRISYMYCIVLGFMVTFLVALVVSSMFKGEHCDNPDLFTPFVAKRLRKNGLLLKKKFVEMDIRSPDELNQILS, encoded by the exons TGTGTCGGCAAGACGTCGTG GTACCTATTTGTTACGATTGCATTATAACAGTGACCGCGATGGCGTTCGGTATAGTTGATTATATTGTGTTTGGAATAATGTTGGCAATGTCTGCTTCAATAGGCATTTACTACAGATTTACTGGTGGTAAACAGAAAACCAcacag GAATACATGCTGGGTAACAAAAACCAAGGTATTGTACCAGTTGCATTTTCATTGATGGCCAGTTTTATGTCTGCTATAACATTATTTGGTGTGAGTGCAGAAAACTATTATCATGGTACACAGTTTGTTGCCATTAATATATCTTATGTCTTGGGAACTCCAATaattgcatatatatttttacctgtATTCTTCAAACTTGGAAATTTATCGGTTTATGAA taCTTAGAAAAAAGATTTGGTCGTTGGACAAGGACCGTTACATCTATAGCATTTAGCGTGCAAATGATACTTTATATGGGAATAGTTTTATATGCACCATCATTGGCTTTTGGAGCCATAACTGGATTATCAATAACCTCTTCTATTACACTAGTGGGTTTAGTATGCATATTCTATTCGACAATTGGAGGAATTAAAGCAGTCATTATTACAGACGTATTtcaa tcattacttaTGTTTGCTTCAATATTTGCTGTAATTGGAGTTGCCATGTATGAAACTGGTGGAATATCAAAAATTTGGAAGATTGCTGATAAATATGGACGAATTGAATTTAATaa ttttaatatagatCCTACAGAAAGACATAGTTGGTTTAGTCTGGTGATTGGTGGTATGTTTACCTATGTTTCATTGTATGCAATTAATCAAACACAAGTACAAAGGTATTTAACCATGAAAGACTACAATACAGCTGTGAAATCTTTATGGTGTAGCTTACCCCTCTTGTCATTGCTATCAATTTCAACAAGTTTTTCTGGGTTGGCAATATTTTCAAAGTACTATGACTGTGATCCAATCaa gtCAAAGCGTATATCACGCGGTGATCAACTGATGCCTTTGTATGTATCGGATACTATGGGATCAATTCCAGGATTAACTGGATTATTTGTTGCTGGTATATTTTCAGCTGCATTAAGTTCTGTTTCACCGGTGCTTAACTCTTTAGCTGCAGTTACAATGGAAGATTATCTtaag cctTTTATGAAACAAGATATTTCTGATAAAAAACgagtattttatttgaaattattagtcCTTGTCTATGGTGCAATTTGTTTGCTATTAGCTTTTTTGAGTCAATATTTGGGCTCAATACTACAAACTTCATTGGTCATATTTGGAGTGATTGGTGGACCAGTATTAGCAGTATTTACACTGGGAATATTATTACCTCATGTtaatcaaaaa ggtTCATTGACTGGCCTTGTGATTGGTTtggtattttcattttcaattggATTTGGTAGACCTGCAGCCAAAAATTTGCCCACAAACATAAATGCATGCCCTACAGTGCTAAATCAAACCATCCAACAATCTCTGTTGTTACATAATga gtcatcaaatgataattatttttatttgcatcgCATTAGTTACATGTATTGTATAGTTCTTGGATTTATGGTAACATTCTTAGTTGCACTTGTGGTTAGTTCAATGTTCAAAGGAGAACATTGTGATAATCCAGATTTGTTTACACCATTTGTTGCTAAACGGTTAAGGAAGAAtggattattgttaaaaaaaaaatttgtcgaAATG GATATAAGAAGTCCAGATgagttaaatcaaatattaagttaa